The window GACCCGAAAACAGTACCCTCTGGCTCGCCACCCTCTCCTTAGCCTGAACCCTCACGACTGCGTTGCTTATATAGAGGAACGCTTCGCCATCGGCCAAGCCTCCAAAGTTGAAGCCTTGCCTTCACCGAGGATCCTCTCCACCCACATGCCTTACTCCTTGCTCCAGGACTCGGTCGCGGGCTCCGGCTGCAGGATTATCTATATTGCCCGGGACCCCAAGGATGCCTTGGTCTCCTTTTGGCACTTCACCCAGAAGTCTTCTCCGAAGCTGAACAAAATTCCATTTACGGAGGCCTTTGAGGCTTTCTGCGAGGGGAAGTTTCCTTTTGGGCCCATATGGGACCATTTGTTGGGGTGGTGGAGGGAGAGCTTAAAAAGGCCCGAGAAGGTGCTGTTCCTCAAGTATGAGGGATTGTTGGAGGAGCCGGTGGCCAACGTGAAGAGGTTGGCGGAGTTCGTGGGGTGTCCGTTCtccgaagaggaggaggagggagggatgGTGGAGGAGATTGTAAGGTTGTGCAGCATGGAGAGCATGAAGAGCTTGGAGGTGAATAAGGTTAGGAAACACGGGCCGATTTATCAGTTTGCCAATTCCTCGTTCTTCAGGAAAGGAGTCAAGGGCGATTGGAGGAATCATATGAGTCCGGAGATGGCTCGGAGGTTGGACGTCATCATCGAGGAAAAGCTTCAGGGATCTGGTTTGACCGGTTGGAGTTCCCAAGCTTAGGGGGATTAGAAGCTACAGCGGGCGATTCCACAGCTCGCGGGGTGTGATTTTTCTTTCAAATGCGTCCTTGTAAACTTTGTTAATCTTTTCTTAGAAAAGATTAAAAGCAAAGTGTGCCCCCATCATATTTTATGATCTTAATAAAAGTTCCATGGAACTTaccaatcttttcttttttctgataaATTTACCAATCTTCTTCTGGAAACCTCCTCCTCTTGTttttctattgaaaagaaaaaaaaactaacttcatGCCGCTGCCTAAATGAGCAGAGGCGGTGCAGGgaaggaagatgaagataaaAAGAACTTTCACTTAATCTTTCCTTGAATGGAATTCTTCAAAAGGATGTAAAGGATTTGCATATAGCGGCCTCTAGCGGTGGCAACGATGATGGCCCTGAGCAACGAGCTGCGGCAGGCAGTGGTTGAcaaaaagaaagggagaagtAGAAAGCAAGGGAGACTTTGTTCATGCCCATCTGGCAGCTCGCCAGCCCAAATCAAGTACTATAACaccggaaaaagaaaagaagaagaggagcttGGGCCTTTATCTAAGTCCAGCAATCTTCTCCGGCGGTAATCCAAGGAAAAACTTGGCAAAAGGCTTGGTAATTGATAATGATTCCCCGCAGTTTTGGTGGTGGAGTCCATAGAAGGAAGAGGACATTCTTTTTATAGATTAGAACCTAGGGTTTTAGTCGTGTTCAACTTGCCCTCGAACTTCTGGAGTCTGCCGGCGTTGGGAGGGAAGAAGGCTTACAATCGGAATCTTCTTCTCAACCATCACGTGCAAAGCATGCATGGTCAATGGGCCCAAACCTCTCTGACTGGCCCACTGACCTAAATATATTATCACAATATGAGACATATTTATTGgggatgttaaaaaaaattagcctTTGGATTGTAGCATACCAAATACAGTGCCCTTAGATCACTGTAGATTAGATAAACCAGCAGATAGATACCACAATCTAATCCTATTA of the Phoenix dactylifera cultivar Barhee BC4 unplaced genomic scaffold, palm_55x_up_171113_PBpolish2nd_filt_p 000577F, whole genome shotgun sequence genome contains:
- the LOC103722313 gene encoding flavonol 3-sulfotransferase-like, encoding MATYPPRSGAPIPFKVIEEQEDHPSQPRLEDYDDFISTLPFEKGSVPSRKYQGFWYPEGFLPGAMAIQQRFKARPDDLFLVSFPKSGTTWLKALVFATMTRKQYPLARHPLLSLNPHDCVAYIEERFAIGQASKVEALPSPRILSTHMPYSLLQDSVAGSGCRIIYIARDPKDALVSFWHFTQKSSPKLNKIPFTEAFEAFCEGKFPFGPIWDHLLGWWRESLKRPEKVLFLKYEGLLEEPVANVKRLAEFVGCPFSEEEEEGGMVEEIVRLCSMESMKSLEVNKVRKHGPIYQFANSSFFRKGVKGDWRNHMSPEMARRLDVIIEEKLQGSGLTGWSSQA